In Xanthomonas fragariae, the genomic window GAACCGACTGGCGGGGCGCACCGCAATCCCGAGCAGATGGGCAAGCGCTTGAAGGCCGTACTGCTCAACGAGCTGGATACGCTGGAAAAGATCCCCATCGATGCTCTGCTGCAGCAGCGTTACCAGCGCCTGCGCAGCTACGGGGCTTACGAAGGCAATTGATCAGTGGCGCCGCTGGAATCGGCAATCGGCAGAGCGGCCTGCTGTTTGCGTTGCGCTGACGGTCTGCAACAAGCTGCGGAAATAATTGCTGAGCATGCCCTCGGGCCGGAATAATCCGGCTTCCAGGTAGCCGCTCTAAACGATTTTCGATTCCCAGCTTCAAAACGGCTTGGCCAGCACCAGCCAGATCACGCCGACCAACAACACCACCGGCACTTCGTTGAACAGCCGCAGCGCGCGGCCGGTGGGCAAGGAGCGTCCTCGATCGACGCCATTCAACCAGCGTCCGGACACGATGTAATGCGCCAGGATCAGCGCCACCGCAAACAGTTTTGCGTGCAGCCAGCCGCCGGGACCCATCGTCGGGAAGTCCGGAATCACTCGATAACCCTGCCACAGCACCGCTCCCAGCACTAGCGCCAGGCCCAGCATGCTGTGGCCGAACTTGTAGAGACGACGCCCCATCAGCACCAGCTGCGTGCGCACCGCAGGTTCGGCCCCGGCCTCGGCGATATTGACCAGGATGCGCGGCAGATAGAACACCGCAGCCATCCAGGCGATGACGAACAACAGATGGAAGGTCTTGATCCACAAATACAGGCTCATGCGCTGGCTCCGCTGGCTCGCGTAGGATGGCCCGCATTTTCACCTATCCGCGCGCGCGAAAGCAGCTTACGTCCATGCAACAGTCAAACGACAAACAGTACGACGCTCACTATTTCAGCCGCTGGTATCGCGATGCCGGGCTGGCCGACCCTGCGCGCGTGCGACGCAAGGTCGCACTCGCGGTAAGCCAGGCCGAGTACTACCTTGAGCGCCCGGTCCGCAGCGTGCTGGATATCGGCTGCGGCGAGGCCGCGTGGCGTGCGCCGCTGCTGACGCTGCGGCCAAAGATCAGCTACCTGGGCTTCGATAGCAGCGCCTACGCAGTGCAGCGCTACAGCCGCAGCCGACAGATCCACCCTGCCCGCCTCGGCGACTTCGCGTGGCTGCGTCCGTGCGCACCAGTGGACCTGCTGATCTGCT contains:
- a CDS encoding CopD family protein; translated protein: MSLYLWIKTFHLLFVIAWMAAVFYLPRILVNIAEAGAEPAVRTQLVLMGRRLYKFGHSMLGLALVLGAVLWQGYRVIPDFPTMGPGGWLHAKLFAVALILAHYIVSGRWLNGVDRGRSLPTGRALRLFNEVPVVLLVGVIWLVLAKPF
- a CDS encoding class I SAM-dependent methyltransferase, coding for MQQSNDKQYDAHYFSRWYRDAGLADPARVRRKVALAVSQAEYYLERPVRSVLDIGCGEAAWRAPLLTLRPKISYLGFDSSAYAVQRYSRSRQIHPARLGDFAWLRPCAPVDLLICSDVLHYVPTPEFNQGLPGLAEMCAGVAFLEAFAQEDAFEGDHDGFQARPARWYRRRFASVGFAALGSHCWLSPQLAAAASASALERG